From Vanrija pseudolonga chromosome 1, complete sequence, a single genomic window includes:
- the elg1 gene encoding Telomere length regulation protein elg1, protein MSSGPKSNMLPDEEPQAGPSAPKGTLSALWGGGAAPAPAPPAAAAARKRRRKDEQPNARLVFGANGVGVDTSRAVSEATAPSSASSSAAVSDSDDPKAKGRRRNGDKPRARKPRKSATESGAGTPLVQILSPDTSPVSAVIDVDTSDDDDEVVVVEAPRGPKKLVFSSDKGTAHSFFSRPAAAAAAAAASPAATSEADGEPAAAPSSAPTTTDKPKAKPKAHGFFSLKPAVEPGKLRPGWGSVKEGEEPHALWPGADFPSHVGGAEPSMAGSSRLPRRGVPPTPRDEGSIDAVFSARLETNGTHRPPRPLPFDAPPFVLAHPAIQAVLGDTRPDDRRETWCERHRPRTAAAVLGNELEATYLRDWLRALSVGSAGELKIVRRVPRRRALNPQLSWIVDDIGMFGGAEEPMEDIPDLYEEPELALGQRPDTYPPIDDWVANTILLTGPNGSGKSAAVHAAATELGWDVFEVYPGVGRRTGSNLLALVGDVGKNHMVGVREEKKSLAEAAKSFFGSKIKAKEAPSSQGSAADPIAIEEDGAVAKPEPPKPDTNAQHKQSLILIDEADILFDEESTFWPAVVGLIAESRRPVVITCNDPTRVPRDSLPLQTTLHFRPPAADLAQAYLAAVASVHRVESDIGRLYERSLKPSQPGLVDQPLPPNGNEPSAQFDLRAALTQLQLDRSAPAELSVDEAQLVGELDALLLRLDTTSFADAYVAPRAWARMEIHEVDRLAPGMDDEQGIAQLLKPDVQELYPTLAPYDRAGDIASALASLAGGWGAPLGDLQTRQTAYIRSLLPVLDPIVPLSARLLPDATLFLETMPFVGAVVAADDMLEAEDLAARESGETRVNRRTGRAIRITGVMEGMIHRRRQHPEAVDTTTSSPVRMPPPPSSQPSTPNKLYPPSSPRPGSPSFSPSYSPQSTAAALYANGAPLLSPSPSFANGYAYDADDNTPAQRAARVLRDAASSARAGFRDATRLERSVGLVWGDAELGSRVLKVALLNLLCLTLLSSFTLVIRPLLAHSSANDAAHHDLLETRAAEVGLWYNVLLSWPLFAVCFWINGVWGPDVARRAQTLLHPSYRHQPTTTSSAAPPSPAFGSAAWAWLAFTRILLISELTFLGRSLRLIPVFGRPVTLAYMSVVNAYYAFEFLLSSRQWPLEYRCKYISDRCAYMFGFGLPATLLTSFAPPLVNMIVFALIYPFFLIQALQSKPPSAAATLLPSTPSPSSSTPTTPTGDSFTHSWPSASFRASGPIQKTLWSQIHVPIFFFSRHILATVAWFADALGRDRAGTHLERVAASRDGFGKKQF, encoded by the exons ATGTCCAGCGGGCCGAAGAGCAA CATGCTGCCAGACGAGGAGCCGCAAGCTGGTCCGTCAGCACCAAAGGGCACACTCTCGGCACtgtggggcggcggggccgcaccggccccagccccgccagcggcggcagccgcacGCAAGCGGAGAAGGAAGGACGAGCAGCCGAACGCGCGGCTCGTGTtcggcgcgaacggcgtgGGGGTGGACACGAGCCGTGCCGTATCGGAGGCAAcggcgccttcctcggcctcatctTCCGCTGCTGTCAGCGACTCGGACgaccccaaggccaagggccgGCGACGGAATGGTG AcaagccgcgcgcgcgcaagccgaggaagagcgcCACCGAGTCGGGAGCAggcacgccgctcgtccAGATCCTCTCGCCTGACACCTCGCCCGTGTCTGCCGTGATTGACGTCGACacctcggacgacgacgacgaggtggtggtcgtcgaggcgccgcgcgggcccAAGAAGCTCGTCTTTTCGAGCGATAAGGGCACGGCGCACTCGTTCTTCTCGcggccggcagcagcagcagcagcggccgcggcatcgccagcagcgacgtcGGAAGCTGAcggcgagccagccgccgcgccctcctcAGCACCTACGACAACcgacaagcccaaggccaagcccaaAGCCCACGGATTCTTCTCTCTCAAGCCTGCTGTCGAGCCGGGCAAGCTCAGACCAGGGTGGGGCAgcgtcaaggagggcgaAGAGCCGCACGCCCTCTGGCCGGGGGCCGACTTCCCGAGCCATgttggcggcgcggagccCTCAATGGCTGGTAGCAGCCGATTACCGCGGCGCGGAGTACCCCCTACGCCGAGAGACGAGGGCAGTATCGACGCGGTCTTCTCGGCGCGGCTGGAGACCAACGGCACACATcgcccaccacggccactaccgttcgacgcgccgccgttcgTGCTCGCACACCCTGCGATCCAGGCCGTTCTCGGCGACACCCGGCCCGACGACCGCAGAGAAACGTGGTGCGAGCGGCACCGGCCGCGCACCGCGGCCGCAGTGCTGGGTAACGAGCTCGAAGCGACGTACCTCCGCGACTGGCTGCGCGCGTTATCCGTCGGCAGTGCAGGCGAGCTCAAGATTGTGCGGCGggtgccccgccgccgtgcacTCAACCCCCAGCTTTCGTGGATTGTCGACGACATCGGCATGTTCGGAGGGGCCGAGGAGCCGATGGAAGACATCCCAGACCTGTATgaggagcccgagctcgcgctgggACAGCGGCCAGATACGTACCCGCCCATCGACGACTGGGTGGCCAACACGATCCTGCTGACTGGCCCGAACGGGTCGGGCAAATCGGCAGCAGtgcacgccgcggcgaccgAGCTCGGGTGGGACGTGTTCGAGGTGTACCccggcgtcgggcggcgcaCGGGGTCCAACCTCCTCgcactcgtcggcgacgtgggGAAGAACCACATGGTCGGCGTGCgggaggagaagaagagcttggccgaggctgccaagTCGTTCTTCGGGAGCAAGATCAAGGCGAAAGAGGCGCCGTCTAGCCAGGGGTCGGCAGCTGACCCGATCGCCATTGAGGAGGACGGGGCAGTGGCCAAGCCTGAACCACCGAAGCCGGACACCAATGCGCAACACAAGCAGTCACTCATTCTTATCGACGAGGCGGATATCTTgttcgacgaggagagcacCTTCTGGCCCGCGGTCGTGGGCCTCATCGCCGAGTCGCGCCGGCCAGTGGTGATCACATGCAATG ACCCCACAAGAGTGCCGCGCGACTCGCTGCCATTACAGACGACGCTGCACTTCCGCCCACCGGCAGCAGACCTCGCGCAGGCGTACCTCGCTGCTGTGGCCTCAGTGCATAGGGTAGAGAGCGACATTGGCAGGCTGTATGAGCGCTCCTTGAAGCCATCGCAacccggcctcgtcgaccagccTCTTCCGCCGAACGGCAacgagccgagcgcgcagTTCGACCTGCGTGCGGCGCTCACCCAGCTGCAGCTGGACCGCTCGGCACCAGCCGAGCTCAGTGTCGACGAAGCCCAGCTtgttggcgagctcgacgcgttgCTACTGCGCCTCGACACGACGTCCTTTGCCGACGCCTACGTTGCGCCCCGGGCATGGGCACGCATGGAG ATCCACGAGGTCGACCGCCTCGCACCAggcatggacgacgagcagggtatcgcgcagctgctcaaACCCGACGTGCAGGAGCTGTACCCTACGCTCGCGCCGTATGATCGAGCAGGTGATATCGCCTCGGCATTGGCATCTCTGGCGGGCGGATGGGGGGCGCCGCTTGGCGATCTCCAGACCAGACA AACCGCGTACATCCGCTCCCTGCTGCCAGTCCTCGACCCCATTGTCCCCCTATCagcccgcctcctccccgacgcgacgctctTCCTCGAGACGATGCCGTTCGTGGGCGCCGTCGtggcggccgacgacatgctcgaggccgaggacctcgccgcgcgcgagtcgGGCGAAACGCGCGTGAACCGGCGCACGGGGCGCGCGATCCGCATCACGGGCGTGATGGAGGG CATGATCCACCGCAGACGGCAGCACCCAGAAGCCGTCGACACGACTACTTCGTCGCCAGTAcgcatgccgccgccaccgtcgtcgcagCCAAGCACGCCGAACAAGCTGTACCCGCCGAGCAGCCCGCGCCCAggctcgccctccttctcgccgtcctACTCGCCCCAGAGCACAGCCGCGGCGCTGTACGCcaacggcgcgccgctgctctcgccgtcgccgtcctttGCCAACGGGTACGCgtacgacgccgacgacaacacgcccgcgcagcgcgcggcgcgggtgctGCGTGAtgccgcgagctcggcgcgcgcagggttccgcgacgcgacgcggctcgagcgcagcgtcggcctcgtgtgggg ggacgccgagctcggaTCGCGCGTGTTAAAAGTCGC cctgctcaacctcctcTGCCTGACCCTCCTCTCATCCTTCACGCTCGTCATCCGCCCGCTACTGGCCCACTCGTCAGCcaacgacgcggcgcaccacgacctgctcgagacgcgcgcggccgaggtcggcctgTGGTACAATGTCCTGTTGAGCTGGCCCCTGTTCGCAGTGTGCTTTTGGATCAACGGCGTGTGGGGGCCCGAcgtggcgcgccgcgctcagACGCTGTTGCATCCTAG CTATCGCCACCAGCccacgaccacctcgtccgccgcACCCCCGTCCCCCGCCTTCGGCTCGGCAGCCTGGGCATGGCTCGCGTTCACGCGCATCCTGCTCATCTCCGAGCTAACCTTCCTcgggcgctcgctgcgcctCATCCCCGTGTTCGGGCGGCCCGTCACCCTGGCTTATATGAGCGTCGTGAATGCGTACTATGCGTTTGA attcctcctctcctcgcGCCAGTGGCCCCTTGAATACCGCTGCAAGTACATCTCGGACCGATGCGCGTACATGTTTGGCTTTG GACTCCCCGCGACCCTCCTCACGTCGTTCGCGCCGCCCCTGGTCAACATGATCGTCTTCGCACTCATTTATCCCTTC TTTCTCATCCAGGCGCTCCAGTCCAAGCCACCTtcagccgccgccacgctgcTGCCCTCTACCCCATCACCCTCTTCTTCGACACCAACAACACCGACCGGCGACAGCTTTACGCACagctggccgtcggcgtcgtttCGTGCGTCAGGACCAATTCAAAAGACCCTCTGGTCCCAGATCCATGTCCccatcttcttcttctcgcgtCACATCCTCGCCACGGTCGCGTGGTTCGCCGACGCCCTGGGTCGCGATAGGGCGGGTACTCACCTTGAGCGTGTGGCGGCGAGCCGAGACGGTTTCGGAAAGAAGCAGTTCTAG
- the pmt3_1 gene encoding Ubiquitin-like protein pmt3/smt3 yields MSKGKGKEEDPVELSDTDSDTDFFTVKRRLAPIRVRAPSPEYISSDGNDDDDDDEEAEGAKKKKKKRRRLKPTPKPTLPEWTRREHSQQAQSRKSARAGTDDRSGRGASTQASDILSLVSSSDEESAPAGGARASKERRPRVKLTPPPEIDEETRAALARDLDATFQAPEEVLDSPEPQPTPATPKRPADSSPVVQVTVRMVADPDRYTDASINAIRGYERARIIQARRNETVSALIKVLADRVNKLPEEILVTYNGRRIFATSQTLLQLGIFESAEFSGYERATWDKLERQRKADQARLLGVESREDAADDNADNDGTPRRVTSGSPDTSGAGASKEAPAPPADETQRVRIIVRGAKGDEIRFATKVTTPASTILKYYCSKSGIAEIGLSLWWDGEAVEPTTTLEELDVENGDIVEVR; encoded by the exons AtgtccaagggcaagggaaAGGAGGAGGACCCCGTCGAGCTGTCAGATACGGACAGCGACACCGACTTCTTCACCGTCAAGCGACGGCTTGCGC CCATTCGTGTGCGTGCCCCGTCACCAGAATACATCAGCTCGgatggcaacgacgacgacgatgacgatgaggaagccgagggggctaagaagaagaagaagaagaggcgCAGATTAAAGCCAACCCCAAAGCCCACATTACCAGAGTGGACTCGCAGAGAGCACTCCCAGCAAGCTCAGAGCAGAAAGAGTGCACGCGCAGGGACCGACGACCGCAgtgggcgcggggcgagcaCTCAGGCGAGTGACATTCT CTCGCTTGTGTCGTCATCAGACGAGGAGTCAGCCCCTGCTGGAGGAGCCAGAGCGTCGAAGGAGCGGAGACCACGGGTGaagctcacgccgccgcccgagatTGACGAGGagacgcgggcggcgctAGCACGCGATCTTGA TGCGACATTTCAGGCCCCAGAGGAGGTACTCGATTCGCCTGAGCCCCAGCCAACAcccgcgacgccgaagcGCCCCGCCGACTCGAGCCCAGTGGTGCAAGTGACGGTGCGCATGGTGGCCGACCCCGATCGTTACACGGATGCGAGCATAAACGCTATTCGCGGGTATGAGCGCGCAAGAATCATTCAGGCGCGCCGG AATGAGACAGTGTCCGCACTCATCAaggtcctcgccgacagAGTGAACAAGTTGCCTGAGGAGATCCTGGTCACGTACAACGGCCGGAGGATCTTTGCCACGTCACAAACCCTGCTGCAGTTGGGCATCTTCGAATCGGCCGAGTTTT CGGGATACGAACGGGCCACATGggacaagctcgagcgccagcgcaagGCAGACCAGGCGCGTTTGTTGGGCGTGGAGAGCAGAGAGGATGCGGCGGACGACAATGCCGATAACGACggcacgccacgccgagtCACCTCTGGCTCGCCAGATACGAGTGGCGCCGGGGCGAGCAAAGAagcccccgcgccgccagcggaTGAGACGCAACGTGTGCGTATCATTGTGCGTGGGGCAAAGGGCGATGAAATCCGCTTCGCGACCAAGGTCACAACCCCGGCATCCACGATTCTCAAGTACTATTGCAGCAAGTCTGGCATTGCCGAGATTGGCCTCTCGCTGTGgtgggacggcgaggcggtcgagccgaccacgacgctcgaggagctcgacgtggAGAACGGCGACATTGTAGAGGTCAGATGA
- the pmt3_1 gene encoding Ubiquitin-like protein pmt3/smt3, with protein MSKGKGKEEDPVELSDTDSDTDFFTVKRRLAPIRVRAPSPEYISSDGNDDDDDDEEAEGAKKKKKKRRRLKPTPKPTLPEWTRREHSQQAQSRKSARAGTDDRSGRGASTQASDILSLVSSSDEESAPAGGARASKERRPRVKLTPPPEIDEETRAALARDLDATFQAPEEVLDSPEPQPTPATPKRPADSSPVVQVTVRMVADPDRYTDASINAIRGYERARIIQARRVSLVAGEGAGVLMGQNETVSALIKVLADRVNKLPEEILVTYNGRRIFATSQTLLQLGIFESAEFSGYERATWDKLERQRKADQARLLGVESREDAADDNADNDGTPRRVTSGSPDTSGAGASKEAPAPPADETQRVRIIVRGAKGDEIRFATKVTTPASTILKYYCSKSGIAEIGLSLWWDGEAVEPTTTLEELDVENGDIVEVR; from the exons AtgtccaagggcaagggaaAGGAGGAGGACCCCGTCGAGCTGTCAGATACGGACAGCGACACCGACTTCTTCACCGTCAAGCGACGGCTTGCGC CCATTCGTGTGCGTGCCCCGTCACCAGAATACATCAGCTCGgatggcaacgacgacgacgatgacgatgaggaagccgagggggctaagaagaagaagaagaagaggcgCAGATTAAAGCCAACCCCAAAGCCCACATTACCAGAGTGGACTCGCAGAGAGCACTCCCAGCAAGCTCAGAGCAGAAAGAGTGCACGCGCAGGGACCGACGACCGCAgtgggcgcggggcgagcaCTCAGGCGAGTGACATTCT CTCGCTTGTGTCGTCATCAGACGAGGAGTCAGCCCCTGCTGGAGGAGCCAGAGCGTCGAAGGAGCGGAGACCACGGGTGaagctcacgccgccgcccgagatTGACGAGGagacgcgggcggcgctAGCACGCGATCTTGA TGCGACATTTCAGGCCCCAGAGGAGGTACTCGATTCGCCTGAGCCCCAGCCAACAcccgcgacgccgaagcGCCCCGCCGACTCGAGCCCAGTGGTGCAAGTGACGGTGCGCATGGTGGCCGACCCCGATCGTTACACGGATGCGAGCATAAACGCTATTCGCGGGTATGAGCGCGCAAGAATCATTCAGGCGCGCCGGGTTAGTCTTGTGGCTGGGGAGGGAGCTGGTGTGCTGATGGGGCAGAATGAGACAGTGTCCGCACTCATCAaggtcctcgccgacagAGTGAACAAGTTGCCTGAGGAGATCCTGGTCACGTACAACGGCCGGAGGATCTTTGCCACGTCACAAACCCTGCTGCAGTTGGGCATCTTCGAATCGGCCGAGTTTT CGGGATACGAACGGGCCACATGggacaagctcgagcgccagcgcaagGCAGACCAGGCGCGTTTGTTGGGCGTGGAGAGCAGAGAGGATGCGGCGGACGACAATGCCGATAACGACggcacgccacgccgagtCACCTCTGGCTCGCCAGATACGAGTGGCGCCGGGGCGAGCAAAGAagcccccgcgccgccagcggaTGAGACGCAACGTGTGCGTATCATTGTGCGTGGGGCAAAGGGCGATGAAATCCGCTTCGCGACCAAGGTCACAACCCCGGCATCCACGATTCTCAAGTACTATTGCAGCAAGTCTGGCATTGCCGAGATTGGCCTCTCGCTGTGgtgggacggcgaggcggtcgagccgaccacgacgctcgaggagctcgacgtggAGAACGGCGACATTGTAGAGGTCAGATGA
- the CTN gene encoding Cactin, with amino-acid sequence MPRSPDPDRRDYDREKVKDRERERDRKRDRDYDDRASGSKAGRDDRDRDRDRERDRSSRDDKYGRDRDRDGDRRRRDRDRGRYDDDDDRERRKDKERRRRDDSDDESDRERRERRKDRERRRERERDSRSRSPSERQKRKEAKRAAKEAAKREAELEHSRKLTELSMYSAVDNPFHDANLGEQFQWHKKREKEKKAGLTTEEIARKDAKRRLEAKEELEKLNKKRAEREVQMQLREEEEARMRVLAEDAAMAEWHAKEGSFQLEQSRRRAGIRLRMKRGKAIDFLAINLRFADAQALGRTTSAIGALTNNPHRAEIEREEEEEGWGWADAGFEFEIDEPWKIFDEDMVELEEDIKMYVSLEASPVNIEFWEAMQVVCQYHLEQLRDPDHAIGGRLYNKDVDESAGKIVSGLSLQRLNELETKTHNMLNSGQPVDGEFWDLVLKKIHVEKAIAKLNSIHEIVLRNRLEQFKKRQREDAARVQAELGGVVAGSSEAQAGAFGGDMHAEGVAPEDDEDGEEDDYVEEYSRDMSPAPLDMSRLDENQRRLPVVNEEDELRALFKARHTISAESFVPRSMAHTTATTEREVAPRPIDNDLAAELEWRAAAEHEPKDWGDSESEEEMEGDLADDFDDALPVTYDWSDRFRPRKPRYFNRVHTGYEWTKYNQTHYDTDNPPPKVVQGYKFNIFYPDLIDKSKAPSYAIKRIPEDPETQIIVFSAGPPYEDIAFRIVRRPWEYSHRKGYKSNFDRGVLQPELELEPVAHHQDHLQEDPLVHQEGACRQDRQLAYSVPVQGYPGFSVPPSALPPHAMPNFPPPLPPGWSEHRAPDGVTPYFYNSTTKESTYTRPTILPPGAAAAPAAAPAEKDKKKKKEKPKNKVPVPGTEWTRVTTNEGNVFYFHKESKRSEWTVPDEIAEAVAALEETERAEKEEKAKEERLERLREQERARAEVEEERKRKAKEKEERKRKAADAGEAPKPKQQKTDEEQFEPAGQEDEEAWMKAVAAEFATADKAAADQAAKEEEEGKKREEEAAKKVFAAPEKVKVSEAEGRALFKALLMEKNISPFAPWDQALPSFINDPRYVLLNSEKDRREAYEEYCREAGRARRLGKHSAGTTTEKKADPERDFRALMRDEVTSTRTRFDEFKRQWKKDRRFYSFGRDDRDREKAFKVHLRELGERKRADAKIAEADFYELLKETEEIGPDSGWAAVKKLVASDRRYDAVGSSSLRAELFASHVKKLAEGGGKPETAEEAAERKIRERKERQQASLRDRESKVREHQSKVSEDVDKSRTGANREEGERVFGSLLTDVVRDHTMTWDEARQLLSKDPRFNPPALRPGDKQRLFEARIAQLGSSKSNALHKLFATHATELDTDFSAIYDKIAEDPLVARLGLDSGALEDRFDAWQRAREAEARREFDALLGENTFVDFWGRMRNKVTDEAAAAVKELDEGDEGDGIGEGGDADITKLAGQIDLAEIKSVLRRDKRYRQFDHIPEVREQWIRDYLENLEGTKGSETIHQVGQV; translated from the exons ATGCCGCGGTCACCCGATCCCGACCGTCGAGACTATGACCGGGAGAAGGTGAAAGaccgcgagcgtgagcgagaCCGCAAGCGTGACCGGGACTACGACGACCGCGCATCCGGCTCGAAAGCTGGTCGCGACGACCGTGACCGCGACCGTGATCGTGAGCGCGACCGATCAAGCCGGGACGACAAGTACGGTCGCGACCGAGACCGCGATGGCGACCGCCGGAGGAGAGATCGAGACCGCGGTCGTtacgatgacgacgacgaccgcgagcggAGGAAAGACAAagagcggcgtcgacgagacgactcggacgacgaaTCAGAcagggagaggagggagcGCAGGAAGGACCGCGAGAGGAGGCGCGAACGGGAACGAGA CTCACGAAGCCGTTCTCCCTCTGAGCGccagaagcgcaaggaggccaagcggGCGGCAAAGGAAGCGGCaaagcgcgaggccgagctggagcacTCGCGCAAGCTCACCGAGCTATCAATGTACTCGGCGGTCGACAACCCGTTCCACGACGCCAACCTTGGCGAACAGTTCCAGTGGCACAagaagcgcgagaaggagaagaaggcagGCCTGACGACCGAGGAGATTGCGCGCAAGGACGCAAAGCGACgactcgaggccaaggaggagctggaaAAGCTCAACAAGAAGCGTGCTGAGCGCGAGGTTCAGATGCAGctccgcgaggaggaggaggcgcgcatGCGTGTGCTGGCTGAGGACGCGGCAATGGCCGAGTGGCACGCAAAGGAAGGCTCGTtccagctcgagcagagccgccggcgtgccggtATCCGCCTCCGCATGAAGCGCGGCAAAGCGATCGATTTCCTGGCCATCAACCTGCGATTTGCCGATGCTCAGGCGCTGGGCCGAACGACCTCGGCCATCGGCGCTCTCACCAACAACCCCCACCGTGCTGAgatcgagcgcgaggaagaggaagaaggctggggctgggctgATGCCGGGTTCGAGTTTGAGATCGATGAGCCGTGGAAGATCTTCGAT GAAGACatggtcgagctcgaggaggacatcAAGATGTATGTTTCCCTCGAGGCGTCGCCGGTCAACATCGAGTTCTGGGAG GCCATGCAGGTCGTGTGCCAGTACCACCTGGAGCAGCTGCGGGACCCCGACCATGCCATTGGCGGGCGGCTGTACAacaaggacgtcgacgagtcTGCGGGCAAGATTGTTTCGGGGCTGAGTCTGCAACGGCTGAATGAGCTCGAGACCAAGACCCACAACATGTTGAACAGCGGCCAGCCGGTGGACGGAGAGTTCTGGGACCTGGTGCTGAAGAAGATCCATGTGGAGAAGGCGATT GCCAAGCTCAACTCGATCCACGAGATTGTTCTCCGTAACCGCCTTGAGCAGTTCAAGAAGCGACAGCGCGAAGATGCCGCACGTGttcaggccgagctcggtggCGTTGTTGCTGGCTCGTCCGAGGCCCAGGCCGGCGCATTTGGCGGCGACATGCACGCCGAGGGGGTCGcgccagaggacgacgaggacggcgaggaggacgactaTGTGGAGGAATACTCTCGCGACATGAGCCCGGCGCCCCTCGACATGTCGAGACTGGACGAGAACCAGCGACGGCTCCCAGTTGtcaacgaggaggacgagctccgCGCTTTG TTCAAAGCCCGCCACACCATTTCTGCCGAGTCGTTTGTTCCCCGCTCAATGGCGCACACAACCGCGACGActgagcgcgaggtggcTCCTCGCCCGATCGACAACGAtctggccgccgagctcgagtggcgtgctgctgccgagcaTGAGCCCAAGGACTGGGGAGACAgtgagagcgaggaggagatggagggcgaccttgccgacgacTTCGACGACGCCCTGCCAGTCACGTACGACTGGAGCGACAGGTTCCGCCCCCGAAAGCCGCGCTACTTCAACCGTGTGCACACTGGTTACGAGTGGACAAAGTACAACCAAACACACTACGACACAGACAACCCCCCGCCCAAGGTCGTGCAGGGCTACAAGTTTAACATCTTCTACCCCGACCTCAT TGACAAGTCCAAGGCCCCATCCTACGCCATCAAACGAATCCCCGAGGACCCAGAGACACAGATCATTGTGTTCTCCGCTGGACCACCCTACGAGGACATTGCATTCCGCATCGTACGCCGTCCATGGGAGTACTCGCATCGCAAGGGTTACAAGAGCAACTTTGACCGCGGCGTCCTGCAGC cggagctggagctggagccgGTCGCGCACCACCAGGACCACCTCCAGGAGGACCCCCTGGTGCATCAGGAGGGCGCGTGCCGCCAGGACCGCCAGCTGG CTTACAGCGTCCCTGTTCAAGGATACCCGGGCTTCTCTGTCCCGCCCAGCGCTCTCCCCCCACACGCGATGCCCAActttcctcctcctctccctccagGATGGAGCGAGCACCGAG CTCCGGACGGCGTGACGCCCTACTTCTACAACTCGACCACCAAAGAGTCGACATACACGCGTCCCACTATTCTTCCTCCTggagccgctgccgcgcccgctgctgcacctgcagagaaggacaagaagaagaagaaggagaagcccAAGAACAAGGTCCCCGTCCCGGGTACCGAGTGGACGCGCGTGACCACCAACGAGGGCAACGTCTTCTACTTCCACAAGGAGAGCAAGCGCTCCGAGTGGACCGTGCCAGATGAGATTGCCGAGGCAGTTGCGGCACTCGAGGAGACTGAGcgggccgagaaggaggagaaggccaaggaggagcgcctgGAGCGACTCCGGGAGCaggagcgtgcgcgcgccgaagtcgaggaggagcggaaacgcaaggccaaggagaaggaggagcgcaagcgcaaggctgccgaTGCGGGAGAGGCTCCCAAGCCCAAACAGCAGaagacggacgaggagcagtTCGAACCCGCCGGtcaggaggacgaggaggcttGGATGAAGGCGGTCGCTGCCGAGTTTGCTACAGCAGACAAGGCGGCAGCAGACCAGgctgccaaggaggaggaggaaggcaagAAGAGGGAagaggaggcggccaagaaggtgTTCGCCGCGCCCGAAAAGGTCAAGgtgtccgaggccgagggacGCGCTCTGTTCAAG GCGCTCCTGATGGAGAAGAACATCTCGCCGTTTGCTCCATGGGACCAGGCGCTGCCGTCGTTCATCAACGACCCTCGCTACGTCCTCCTCAACAGCGAGAAGGACCGGCGTGAGGCGTACGAGGAGTACTGCCGCGAGGctggtcgtgctcgccgtctgGGCAAGCACTCGGCTGGCACGACGACGGAAAAGAAGGCGGACCCGGAACGCGACTTCCGTGCCCTGATGCGCGATGAGgtgacgagcacgcgcacgcggtTCGACGAGTTCAAGCGGCAGTGGAAGAAGGACCGCCGGTTCTACTCGTTTGGACGagacgaccgcgaccgcgaaAAGGCGTTCAAGGTCCATCtccgcgagctgggcgagcgcaagcgtgccgacgccaagattgccgaggccgacttttacgagctgctcaaggagACGGAGGAGATCGGTCCCGACTCGGGCTGGGCTGCCGTCAAGAAGCTCGTGGCCAGTGACCGGCGGTACGATGCCGttgggtcgtcgtcgctccgcgccgagctgttcGCATCGCACGTCAAGAAGcttgccgagggcggcggcaagcccgagacggccgaggaggcagcTGAGCGCAAGATCCGCGAGCGGAAGGAGCGCCAACAGGCCAGCCTTCGCGACCGCGAGTCCAAGGTCCGCGAGCACCAGTCCAAGGTcagcgaggacgtcgacaaGAGCCGCACTGGCGCGAaccgcgaggagggcgagcgtgTGTTTGGCAGCCTTCTTACCGACGTGGTTCGGGATCACACC ATGACTTGGGACGAGGCGCGACAGCTCTTGTCGAAGGACCCTCGCTTCAACCCCCCGGCTCTACGACCAGGCGACAAACAGCGGTTGTTCGAGGCGCGTATCGCGCAGCTGGGGAGCAGCAAGTCCAACGCGCTGCACAAGCTGTTCGCCACGCACgcgaccgagctcgacaccgACTTCAGCGCGATCTACGACAAGATCGCGGAGGACCCGcttgtcgcgcgcctcgggctcgacagCGGTGCGCTCGAGGACCGGTTCGACGCGTGGCAGCGTGCGCGGGAGGctgaggcgcggcgcgagttTGACGCGCTACTGGGCGAGAACACTTTCGTCGACTTCTGGGGCCGCATGCGCAACAAGGTCacggacgaggccgccgcggccgtcaaggagctcgacgagggcgacgagggcgacggcatcggcgagggcggtgacGCCGACATTACAAAGCTCGCGGGCCAGATTGACCTCGCTGAGATCAAGTCGGTCCTGCGGAGGGACAAGCGATACCGTCAGTTTGACCACATCCCCGAGGTCCGCGAGCAGTGGATCCGGGACTACCTCGAGAACCTCGAGGGGACGAAGGGCAGCGAGACGATCCACCAGGTTGGACAGGTGTAG